In the Loxodonta africana isolate mLoxAfr1 chromosome 1, mLoxAfr1.hap2, whole genome shotgun sequence genome, one interval contains:
- the NRN1 gene encoding neuritin, whose product MGLKLNGRYISLILAVQIAYLVQAVRAAGKCDAVFKGFSDCLLKLGDSMANYPQGLDDKTNIQTVCTYWEDFHSCTVTALTDCQEGAKDMWDKLRKESKNLNIQGSLFELCGSGNGAAGSLLPALPVLLVSLTAALATWLSF is encoded by the exons ATGGGACTTAAGTTGAACGGCAGATATATTTCACTGATCCTCGCGGTGCAAATAG CATACCTGGTGCAGGCCGTGAGAGCAGCAGGCAAGTGCGATGCGGTCTTTAAGGGCTTTTCAGACTGTTTGCTCAAGCTGGGCGACAGCATGGCCAACTACCCGCAGGGCCTCGACGACAAGACGAACATCCAGACCGTGTGCAC ATACTGGGAGGATTTCCACAGCTGCACGGTCACAGCCCTTACGGATTGCCAGGAAGGGGCGAAAGATATGTgggataaactgagaaaagaatcCAAAAACCTCAACATCCAAGGCAGCTTATTCGAACTCTGCGGCAGCGGCAACGGGGCGGCGGGGTCCCTGCTCCCGGCGCTCCCTGTGCTCCTGGTGTCTCTCACGGCAGCTTTAGCGACCTGGCTTTCCTTCTGA